A DNA window from Nitrospinota bacterium contains the following coding sequences:
- a CDS encoding phage virion morphogenesis protein, with protein MLVIKISGDAPGKLAAASGKLRDLTPAMRAIGAFELGATLKTFGSEGRPNKWPALAESTAAYKAKKKKTKMLMMSGMLRRSMTVKAGSRKVDIGSSLPYSAIHQFGGDAGRGHKSKIPARPYLVVLDEDIAVINKIMGDYVRGALA; from the coding sequence ATGCTGGTGATAAAAATATCAGGGGACGCGCCGGGCAAACTTGCCGCCGCATCGGGGAAGCTGCGCGACCTCACTCCGGCCATGCGCGCCATCGGCGCGTTCGAGCTCGGCGCCACCCTGAAAACCTTTGGAAGCGAGGGCCGCCCGAACAAGTGGCCGGCGCTGGCCGAATCCACGGCCGCGTACAAGGCGAAGAAGAAAAAAACAAAAATGCTGATGATGAGCGGGATGTTGCGCCGGTCCATGACGGTGAAGGCCGGATCGCGGAAGGTGGACATCGGCTCGTCATTGCCGTATTCGGCGATCCACCAATTCGGCGGGGACGCGGGACGCGGGCATAAATCCAAAATCCCGGCGCGGCCATACCTGGTGGTGCTCGATGAGGACATCGCGGTGATAAATAAAATTATGGGCGACTATGTGAGAGGGGCGCTGGCGTGA
- a CDS encoding DUF1320 family protein encodes MYCAVTDVKAKLDTTWLSTLAANDAGTVDDSIITAAIVAADAAIDAYVRAFYAVPLSPVPSSVRDISATLAVGKLVQRKGLDFANWQAAWDDALGKLKLIASGILKLDGVEMKVYTAAPSNPVIIPGRRNTGGDALDGF; translated from the coding sequence ATGTACTGCGCGGTGACGGACGTAAAAGCGAAACTGGACACAACGTGGCTTTCCACGCTTGCGGCCAACGACGCGGGGACGGTGGACGATTCGATCATCACCGCCGCGATTGTTGCCGCCGACGCGGCGATAGACGCGTATGTCCGCGCATTTTACGCCGTCCCGCTTTCACCCGTCCCGTCCAGCGTGCGGGACATCTCCGCCACGCTGGCGGTGGGGAAACTTGTCCAGCGCAAGGGGCTGGACTTTGCAAACTGGCAGGCGGCGTGGGACGACGCGCTGGGCAAACTGAAACTGATCGCATCCGGGATTTTAAAGCTGGACGGGGTGGAGATGAAAGTGTACACCGCCGCCCCGTCCAACCCTGTGATAATCCCCGGCCGGAGAAACACCGGCGGCGACGCTTTGGACGGATTTTAA
- a CDS encoding Mu-like prophage major head subunit gpT family protein → MLGLVVNGATLQTLYRGFKLIFQGAFDSVTSDLPKLWTEVKSTTAGEEYAWIGMMPNMREWIGERVIKSLAAAGYYLKNKDFELTLGVPRNNILDDNLGLFTPLLESLARAAKLHPAELLAAILKAGETNLAFDGKPFFATDHPNGAQTPFSNLFAATALTADNYGAVRAAMMSYINDAGNPLGIIPDTLIIPPQLEKVARSILTADVIIGDATAGGSQSNVWKNSANLLLAPELADHPTEWYVACLNRPLKPFIYQLRQAPEFVSLTAPDDDNVFMRKEYLYGVDYRGNVGYGLPHLIAKARA, encoded by the coding sequence ATGCTGGGGCTTGTGGTCAACGGAGCCACACTGCAGACGCTATACCGTGGATTTAAACTCATTTTCCAGGGGGCCTTTGACAGCGTGACATCCGACCTCCCCAAACTGTGGACGGAAGTAAAGTCCACCACGGCGGGGGAGGAATACGCATGGATCGGTATGATGCCGAATATGCGGGAGTGGATCGGCGAGCGCGTGATAAAGAGCCTCGCCGCCGCCGGTTATTACCTGAAGAACAAAGATTTTGAACTGACCCTGGGCGTTCCGCGAAACAACATCCTGGACGACAACCTGGGGCTTTTCACCCCTCTCCTTGAAAGCCTGGCGCGGGCGGCAAAACTCCACCCGGCGGAGCTCCTGGCCGCGATCCTCAAGGCCGGGGAAACGAATTTGGCTTTCGACGGGAAACCGTTTTTCGCCACGGATCACCCGAACGGAGCACAGACCCCGTTCTCAAACCTGTTTGCCGCCACCGCGTTGACCGCCGATAACTACGGCGCGGTCCGCGCGGCGATGATGAGCTATATCAACGACGCCGGAAACCCGTTGGGGATCATCCCGGACACGCTGATCATACCGCCGCAGTTGGAGAAGGTGGCGCGGTCAATCCTCACCGCCGACGTGATCATCGGCGACGCCACGGCGGGCGGGTCGCAAAGCAACGTTTGGAAAAACTCCGCGAACCTTCTTCTCGCTCCGGAACTGGCGGACCATCCCACGGAGTGGTATGTGGCCTGCCTCAACCGCCCGCTCAAACCCTTTATCTACCAACTCCGCCAAGCGCCGGAATTCGTTTCGCTGACAGCCCCGGACGACGACAACGTGTTCATGCGGAAGGAATACCTATACGGCGTGGACTATCGGGGCAATGTGGGCTACGGCCTGCCGCACCTGATCGCCAAGGCCCGCGCCTGA
- a CDS encoding DUF935 family protein, producing the protein MTAVAAKPKKKKKIAPVDTPQAVVPYYSHNSIGVIKATRLKSALDAGDCHAAGVIFTELEQKYYHAMAEMQNRVSRTTGLKWSVTPAAVDGKEPDAKAREIAGFVEAKIKAIENFTPSLKALVWQGIGCGAALGEIFWILRGSEVVIEKIDTVKPFRWFAYMDITSPQTLLDFPRWQTRENPTGLELDRARFIYHAPLAIWDHAVQSGLYRSLSWLYLFTQIGIKDWLTLLDLYAVPMRVGKYKPSTPQADRDALKAAVQGMGVDAAAVISDDTAIEILSNSITGTAPHSAFISWAESLASKRITSQTLSGDQQKSSSSLAMAQVHENTVNMVTDEDARALEATIMRDLVIPLVDFNYGPQDEYPAWAMGSEEVINVGVELDNLQKVKNLGYDVPADVVQKITGYEVTPRAAAPDMPQAPQPGDPAQAAQQTPNSLRANSLAAASASTVAAVDEIFNDAEVRLAPQAYAELYADVARRVDGEDIRPMTPAEIEGSGIYKALLAMFLTAAVAAEAVAKAEAAGAMAKAVTANSLWVNALDHSSVPKSVITPDVARAWWINKLSLPAEDFDALTAREKMSAFTVAQNEDVGAIRRLKDLFTKALNDKKTELLTFRGWLAEAEQTGVDFIDRAHAETVFRTNLASAYEAQRHMAYQGEYVADVFEAYTIHTAGDENTCPICGALSGVTLPRGDAYWKTHWPPFHFNCRCTVAPVSKYENYSITRPDKNIKYADGFTNPALARFGAVSDPGRNF; encoded by the coding sequence ATGACCGCCGTGGCCGCAAAACCGAAAAAGAAAAAAAAGATAGCCCCGGTGGACACGCCCCAGGCCGTCGTCCCTTACTACAGCCATAACAGCATCGGGGTGATAAAGGCCACTCGGCTAAAGTCCGCCCTGGACGCTGGGGACTGCCACGCGGCGGGGGTGATCTTCACCGAGCTTGAACAGAAATACTACCACGCGATGGCGGAGATGCAGAACCGCGTGAGCCGCACCACCGGGCTTAAATGGAGCGTCACGCCGGCGGCGGTGGACGGCAAAGAGCCGGATGCGAAGGCGCGGGAAATCGCCGGATTCGTGGAAGCAAAAATAAAAGCGATTGAAAATTTCACGCCGTCGTTAAAAGCCCTCGTGTGGCAGGGGATAGGCTGCGGCGCCGCGTTGGGGGAAATATTCTGGATCCTTCGCGGAAGCGAAGTGGTGATCGAAAAAATAGACACGGTGAAACCGTTCCGCTGGTTCGCCTACATGGATATCACATCGCCGCAGACCCTTTTGGATTTCCCGCGCTGGCAGACGCGGGAAAACCCGACGGGGCTGGAACTGGACCGCGCCCGCTTTATTTATCACGCGCCGCTGGCGATATGGGATCACGCCGTGCAAAGCGGGCTGTATCGCTCGCTCTCCTGGCTGTACCTGTTCACGCAGATAGGGATCAAGGACTGGCTCACTCTGCTTGATCTTTACGCCGTGCCGATGCGCGTGGGCAAATACAAGCCCAGCACTCCCCAGGCGGACAGGGACGCGCTGAAAGCCGCCGTGCAGGGGATGGGTGTGGACGCGGCGGCGGTGATCAGCGATGACACCGCGATCGAAATATTGTCAAACTCCATCACGGGGACAGCGCCGCACAGCGCGTTTATAAGTTGGGCCGAATCGCTGGCAAGCAAGCGGATCACAAGCCAGACCCTTTCCGGTGACCAGCAGAAATCAAGCTCCTCGCTTGCGATGGCCCAGGTGCACGAGAACACCGTGAACATGGTGACGGACGAGGACGCCCGCGCGCTGGAAGCCACCATCATGCGCGATCTGGTGATACCACTGGTTGATTTTAACTACGGCCCGCAGGATGAATACCCCGCGTGGGCGATGGGCTCCGAGGAAGTGATCAACGTGGGCGTGGAACTTGACAATCTGCAAAAAGTAAAAAATCTTGGCTACGACGTGCCCGCCGATGTGGTGCAGAAAATCACCGGCTATGAAGTGACGCCCCGCGCCGCCGCGCCGGACATGCCGCAGGCGCCGCAACCGGGTGATCCGGCACAAGCCGCACAGCAAACACCAAACAGCCTGCGGGCGAACAGCCTGGCGGCGGCCAGCGCCTCCACCGTGGCCGCCGTGGACGAAATATTCAACGACGCGGAAGTGCGGCTGGCGCCGCAGGCATACGCGGAGCTATATGCGGATGTGGCGCGGCGCGTGGACGGCGAGGATATCCGCCCGATGACACCCGCCGAGATAGAGGGGAGCGGGATATACAAAGCGCTGCTTGCGATGTTCCTCACCGCCGCCGTGGCCGCCGAGGCGGTGGCGAAGGCGGAAGCGGCGGGGGCAATGGCAAAAGCGGTGACCGCGAATTCATTATGGGTCAACGCGCTGGATCATTCGTCCGTCCCAAAATCAGTGATCACCCCGGATGTGGCACGCGCCTGGTGGATAAACAAGCTTTCGTTGCCGGCGGAAGATTTCGACGCGCTCACCGCGCGGGAAAAGATGAGCGCATTCACCGTGGCGCAAAACGAAGATGTGGGAGCGATCCGGCGGTTAAAGGACCTTTTCACAAAAGCCCTCAACGATAAAAAAACGGAGTTGCTCACCTTCCGAGGCTGGCTGGCGGAAGCGGAGCAGACCGGCGTGGACTTTATAGACCGCGCCCACGCCGAAACGGTGTTCCGCACGAATCTCGCCAGCGCATACGAAGCCCAGCGCCATATGGCATACCAGGGGGAATACGTGGCGGACGTGTTTGAGGCGTACACGATCCACACCGCCGGGGACGAGAACACCTGCCCGATCTGCGGCGCGCTCTCCGGTGTGACGTTGCCGCGCGGGGACGCTTATTGGAAGACCCACTGGCCGCCCTTTCACTTTAACTGCCGTTGCACGGTGGCGCCGGTGAGCAAATATGAAAACTATTCCATCACCCGCCCGGACAAAAACATCAAGTACGCCGATGGATTCACCAACCCCGCGCTGGCCCGGTTCGGCGCGGTAAGCGATCCAGGGAGGAATTTCTGA
- the terL gene encoding phage terminase large subunit, which translates to MAKMTRAQRDKALKAIARKRRAAAPAFEDDTPEKKRARKAACERDVFLFADTYLPHYVTDETPEFHREWNDLAEIICKLTLVCAPRGHGKSAVFSLMKILHWTAYNKRLLAILASDTQTQAENLLSFVAEELKNNERLKNDFGEFYQDGSWEASEIVTRQGVMIVARGKGASLRGLRNGPHRPDAFVGDDIENDEEQKNPRRVEKTLDWVLRVVIPAMNPKGWTGVIVGTLLSKKSALARLMTMKQEGSEAPLYVTRIYRAITIEGEPLFPSRFTLDYLIDIRTQIGSRAFNAEYMNDPKDDEGAFREEWIREAREDGAAIEAIAIYTDPSIGETKKNDYKATVAVGSAGATARVLMARIRKESLSASINGVFDIYEALRALYPHASIDVGFESNGFQKLLKRDYEEIEKERGVRLPLRMIENHSNKEARIESLSPLIESGKLLFTRNQTDQETLIEQLVYFGSSTVHDDGPDALEAAVRILDRFKSRRAEYSTVSRRASYNAVRVENAGELAGVAL; encoded by the coding sequence ATGGCGAAAATGACGCGGGCGCAAAGGGACAAGGCTTTAAAAGCCATCGCGCGGAAGCGCCGCGCCGCCGCTCCCGCGTTCGAGGATGACACACCGGAGAAAAAGCGGGCGCGCAAGGCCGCCTGCGAGCGCGACGTGTTCCTTTTCGCCGACACGTACCTCCCGCATTACGTCACGGACGAAACGCCGGAATTTCATCGCGAGTGGAATGATCTTGCGGAGATAATCTGCAAACTCACGCTGGTCTGCGCGCCGCGCGGGCACGGAAAAAGCGCCGTGTTCTCGCTGATGAAAATATTACACTGGACGGCATACAACAAGCGGCTCCTTGCGATCCTCGCCAGCGACACGCAGACCCAGGCGGAAAACCTTTTGAGCTTCGTGGCCGAAGAACTGAAAAACAACGAGCGGCTGAAAAACGATTTCGGCGAGTTTTACCAGGACGGCAGTTGGGAGGCTTCCGAAATCGTCACGCGGCAGGGGGTGATGATCGTGGCGCGGGGCAAAGGCGCGAGCTTGCGCGGCCTTCGCAACGGCCCGCACAGGCCGGACGCGTTTGTCGGCGATGACATAGAAAACGACGAGGAACAGAAAAATCCCCGCCGGGTTGAAAAAACGCTGGACTGGGTTTTGCGTGTCGTCATCCCCGCGATGAATCCGAAAGGGTGGACGGGGGTGATCGTCGGCACATTGCTTTCCAAAAAGTCCGCCCTGGCGCGCTTGATGACGATGAAACAGGAAGGCTCCGAAGCGCCCCTGTACGTCACGCGGATTTACCGCGCCATCACGATTGAGGGCGAACCTCTTTTCCCCTCGCGCTTCACACTAGATTACCTGATAGACATCCGGACGCAGATCGGAAGCCGGGCGTTCAACGCCGAATATATGAACGATCCGAAAGACGACGAAGGGGCGTTCCGCGAGGAATGGATCCGCGAGGCGCGTGAAGACGGCGCCGCGATAGAGGCCATCGCGATTTACACGGACCCATCCATCGGCGAAACAAAAAAGAACGACTACAAGGCCACCGTGGCCGTCGGATCGGCTGGCGCCACGGCGCGTGTGCTCATGGCGCGCATCCGCAAGGAAAGCCTCTCCGCCTCCATCAACGGCGTGTTTGACATTTACGAGGCCCTGCGCGCGCTGTATCCGCACGCCTCGATTGACGTGGGCTTTGAGAGCAACGGATTTCAAAAACTTTTAAAGCGCGATTACGAGGAGATCGAAAAAGAACGCGGGGTGCGCCTGCCGCTCCGTATGATCGAGAACCACAGCAACAAAGAGGCGCGGATCGAAAGCCTCTCCCCGCTGATCGAAAGCGGGAAGCTGCTTTTCACCCGCAACCAGACGGACCAGGAAACGCTGATCGAGCAGCTGGTGTATTTCGGCTCGTCCACCGTGCATGACGACGGGCCGGACGCACTGGAGGCCGCCGTGCGGATATTGGACAGATTTAAATCCCGCCGCGCCGAATACTCCACCGTCTCCCGCCGCGCCAGCTATAACGCCGTGCGGGTGGAAAACGCGGGCGAACTTGCGGGAGTGGCGCTATGA